In Prunus dulcis chromosome 1, ALMONDv2, whole genome shotgun sequence, the following are encoded in one genomic region:
- the LOC117615236 gene encoding F-box protein At1g52495-like → MARESRKRKLLNMSPELPTEIIFSHILPRLPPKDLMMQCRCVCKSWSSLICSPSFVADFWNDRNKSTTNFLFQKQNCFFSSKIEEKEQQGGGNNNNNRVLIPTPVTELSYLSRCEAFQLYRYDGAQSVHGLVCSSSSYGGPVFILNPSTRESIQLPHVKHNALVVYNFGFSPLTNEYKVLQLINFHNSGFQFNAFTLGQDSSWRALQVDPAAGDVDLPFKILAVARSPNSVCINGAIHWIDKSEKNIVVFDVGEESFSVVPLSEDCAQDLVDYDANFPSIVEVGGCVAVFVANRWEHNKIILWILKDYQNLVWVKETITIGEIPKKTICGEVLGTIHTGELAIMLEVVDSPLQLHLYNMKSKRYRIFDFVWPGFMAKPHGRPLIQLVYSDSIVPLK, encoded by the coding sequence ATGGCCAGAGAAAGTCGTAAAAGGAAATTGTTAAATATGAGCCCGGAGCTCCCAACCGAAATCATATTCTCCCATATACTCCCACGGCTACCACCAAAGGATCTGATGATGCAGTGCAGGTGCGTATGCAAGTCTTGGTCCTCCCTCATCTGCAGCCCTTCCTTTGTTGCCGACTTTTGGAACGACAGAAACAAGAGCACCACTAACTTCCTTTTCCAAAAGCAAAACTGCTTTTTCTCCTCAAAAATAGAGGAGAAGGAGCAACAAGGAGGAgggaataataataataacaggGTTCTAATACCAACACCCGTCACCGAACTTTCATACCTGAGTCGATGTGAAGCTTTTCAACTTTATAGATATGATGGAGCGCAAAGCGTCCATGGCTTGGTTTGTTCATCCTCTAGTTATGGTGGCCCAGTTTTCATACTTAACCCCAGCACTCGAGAGTCCATTCAACTTCCCCATGTCAAGCACAATGCATTAGTTGTATATAACTTTGGCTTCAGTCCACTTACCAATGAGTATAAGGTTCTCCAGCTCATCAACTTTCATAATTCAGGTTTTCAGTTCAACGCATTCACGCTAGGTCAGGATTCTTCGTGGAGAGCATTGCAGGTTGACCCTGCAGCAGGCGACGTTGACCTTCCATTTAAAATATTGGCTGTTGCCAGAAGTCCTAACAGTGTGTGCATCAATGGGGCCATACACTGGATCGATAAGAGTGAAAAAAACATTGTGGTATTTGACGTTGGAGAGGAGAGCTTCAGTGTGGTGCCACTCTCTGAAGATTGTGCTCAAGACTTAGTTGACTATGATGCTAATTTTCCAAGTATAGTTGAGGTGGGAGGATGTGTGGCTGTGTTTGTTGCGAACCGGTGGGAACATAACAAGATAAttttatggattttgaaagACTACCAAAACCTTGTGTGGGTTAAGGAGACTATTACTATTGGTGAgatacccaaaaaaacaatctGCGGTGAAGTTTTGGGCACAATTCACACAGGTGAGCTAGCCATAATGCTGGAAGTTGTCGACTCTCCACTCCAATTACATCTTTATAATATGAAGAGCAAAAGATATagaatatttgattttgtttggcCTGGGTTTATGGCAAAGCCCCACGGAAGACCATTGATTCAGTTAGTTTATAGTGATAGCATTGTCCCCTTAAAATGA